The DNA region CTCAAGTGCGACACCGTGCTGCTGGCGGATTTCCTGAAGATCCTGCCGCGCGCCGCTCGTCCCGCGTTCGAGTTTCGCCACCCTTCCTGGTTCAGCGATGAGGTGTACCAGCAGCTCCAGGACGCCGGCGCCGCACTTTGCATCGCGGAAAGCGAAAAGCTGGAAGTGCCCGAAGTCGTGACCGCAGACTTCACCTATTTCCGGCTGCGCAAGCCGGAGTACTCCCCCGCAGAGCGCAAGGAGATCGTGGAGAAGGTCGGTGGGCACCTGGCGGCCGGGCGTGACGTGTACGTGTATTTCAAGCATGAGGAGACTCCCGAGGGCGCGCGCTACGCCGAGGAGCTTCTGAAGACCGTGCAAACGTAGAGCCGCGCTCACCTGGGCTTGCGAATCCCCGCTGCACACCGGGCGGCGCAGCGGGTAGACTGGATGCCGACGCACGAGCCGGGAGGTGGCATGGCAAACGAAGGGCGCATCAAGTATCTGAAGGCCGTGCTGGTGCTGACGGGCCTGATCTTCACCGTCGGCATCTACCCGTTGATGCAGGTCTGGCCCGCGGGCTGGCGCTGGACTCCCAACCAGCCGGAATACGAACAGATGATCCTGGGCGTGTACTTCACCCTGGGCGTATTCCTGTTGCTGGCGGCTCGCGATCCGCTGAAGCATACCAGCCTGATCTGGTTTACCGTGTGGTCGAGCGTGGTGCACGCAGGCGTGATGGCGGTGCACGCCGCTCGCGATGCTGCGGAAAGCGGACACATGCTGGGCGATGTGCCGGGCCTGCTGATTGTGGCGATTCTGCTGGGCGTGCTGACGCCACGAGGAGGTTAGATGGCGGAAATCACCACCCTCGCCGCGAAGTCCTTCGGCTACCTGCTGGGCGGCGAATGGCGCACCGAAGGAGAAGCCGTCGAGGTACGCTCACCGTTCGATGGCTCGGTAGTCGGCACTACGTTTCGCGCTGGGCCGCAGCAGATGGAGGCGGCGATCGCTGCCGCGGTCCGCGCATTCGATACGACGCGCAGGCTGCCCGCCTATGAACGGCAGCGGGTGCTGAGCGCCGTGTCGCGGACCGTCGCGGAACGGCGCGAGGACTTGGCCCGGACCATTGCGCTCGAGGCCGGCAAGCCCATCAAGACGGCGCGCGCCGAGGTGGATCGTGCCATCCTCACCTTCTCGCTTGCCGCCGAGGAGAGCACGCGCATCTACGGCCAGTACCTGCCGCTCGATCTGCAAGCCGCCACCGCCGGCCGCTGGGCGCTGGTGCGGCGCTTTCCCGTGGGGCCTATCGCCGCCATCACCCCGTTCAACTTTCCACTGAATCTGGCGGCCCACAAGATCGCGCCGGCCCTTGCTGCGGGCTGCACCATGGTGTTGAAGCCTGCGCCGCAGGCGCCGTTGAGCGCCCTCTCGCTGGCGCAAGTCGTACACGACGCCGGCTGGCCGGCGGGGGCACTGAACGTGCTACCGGCCGCGAATCCCGTGGCTGAGATGCTGGTCACCGACGGTCGCCTGAAGATGCTCACCTTCACCGGCAGCGCCGCAGTGGGCTGGGAGCTGAAGAAGAAAGCGGGCAAGAAGCGTGTGACGCTGGAGCTCGGCGGCAACGCCGGGGTCATCGTGCACTCCGACGCCGATATCGGCTACGCCGCCGAGCGCTGCGCCATGGGCGGCTACTCCTACGCCGGCCAGAGCTGCATTTCGGTGCAGCGCGTGCTGGTAGAAGCAGGCGTGCACAGCCGGTTCTTGCGCGACTTCGTCCCGCGCGTGCAGGCGCTGAGACTGGGCGATCCGCTCGACGAAGCCACCGACGTCGGTCCCATGATCAGCGAAGACGCGGCGCGGCGCGCCGAGCAGTGGATCCAGGAAGCCGTGACCGGCGGCGCCAAGCTGCACTGTGGCGGAGCACGCCGCGGCCCGCTGCTCGAACCCGCGGTGCTTACCGGCACCAAACCCACCATGCGAGTGAACTGCGAAGAAGTGTTCGCGCCGGTGGTCACCGTGGAACCCTACGAGGACTTCGACGAAGCGCTTCGCCAGGTGAACGACTCCCCTTACGGCTTGCAGGCCGGCCTGTTCACGAACGACGCGCGCCTTATCTTCCGCGCCTACGAGGAACTCAAGGTTGGCGGGCTGATGGTCGGCGAAGTGCCCACTTTCCGCATCGACCACATGCCCTACGGCGGCACCAAGGACTCCGGCCTGGGCCGCGAAGGCCTGCGCTATGCCATCGAGGAAATGACGGAGTCCCGCCTCCTGACCATGAACCTGCGCTGACGTCAGCCGACCGTTTCGCCCTCGGGCGCGCCGCGCAGGCGCGAGGCGTCGGATTCGGGAGTGGAGTCGCGCTGGCGCGAGGCCAGCAACCCGTAGGCTTCCGCCGCTTCCGATTCCGCAGGAAGCAGCGGATAGAAGTGCGCGTGCAGGTGCCACTCGTGGTGCGGAAATCCGTCGGTCGGGCGCTGGTGAAACCCCATGGTATAGGGCAGCGGGGCCCGGAACAGGCTGTCGTAGCGTGCCGTGAGGCGGCGCAGGACTTCAGCCAAAGCCTCGCGTTCTTCACCGTTCAGCAGGTCCAGCCCGGTCGTGTGGCGCCGGCTTAGCACCATGGTTTCCAGCCGCTGCGCCCCCCAGAAAGGCGCCAGGGCCGTGAACATGGCGTTCTCACAGACCACGCGTTCGCGATAGACCTGCTCCAGCGCCAGGTAGTCGCAAAGCATGCAGGT from Terriglobales bacterium includes:
- a CDS encoding DUF72 domain-containing protein; translated protein: MARLFAGTSGWSYPSWKPDFYPAKLPSKKFLEYYATRLNSVELNVTFRRFATASMQQGWIAVTPADFCFTVKAHQNITHVLRLRNAEEFTRSFLGSLQPMAEAGKLGTVLFQLPPFLKCDTVLLADFLKILPRAARPAFEFRHPSWFSDEVYQQLQDAGAALCIAESEKLEVPEVVTADFTYFRLRKPEYSPAERKEIVEKVGGHLAAGRDVYVYFKHEETPEGARYAEELLKTVQT
- a CDS encoding DUF6632 domain-containing protein, encoding MANEGRIKYLKAVLVLTGLIFTVGIYPLMQVWPAGWRWTPNQPEYEQMILGVYFTLGVFLLLAARDPLKHTSLIWFTVWSSVVHAGVMAVHAARDAAESGHMLGDVPGLLIVAILLGVLTPRGG
- a CDS encoding aldehyde dehydrogenase family protein, with product MAEITTLAAKSFGYLLGGEWRTEGEAVEVRSPFDGSVVGTTFRAGPQQMEAAIAAAVRAFDTTRRLPAYERQRVLSAVSRTVAERREDLARTIALEAGKPIKTARAEVDRAILTFSLAAEESTRIYGQYLPLDLQAATAGRWALVRRFPVGPIAAITPFNFPLNLAAHKIAPALAAGCTMVLKPAPQAPLSALSLAQVVHDAGWPAGALNVLPAANPVAEMLVTDGRLKMLTFTGSAAVGWELKKKAGKKRVTLELGGNAGVIVHSDADIGYAAERCAMGGYSYAGQSCISVQRVLVEAGVHSRFLRDFVPRVQALRLGDPLDEATDVGPMISEDAARRAEQWIQEAVTGGAKLHCGGARRGPLLEPAVLTGTKPTMRVNCEEVFAPVVTVEPYEDFDEALRQVNDSPYGLQAGLFTNDARLIFRAYEELKVGGLMVGEVPTFRIDHMPYGGTKDSGLGREGLRYAIEEMTESRLLTMNLR